A portion of the Chondrinema litorale genome contains these proteins:
- a CDS encoding cadherin domain-containing protein — protein MLKKYLIVLFFLFTSALAQAHSGGVWVANDGCGHWYAIVFHYHSGGSSSSVSSSGSSGLYIDYDQNGFFDVNGVQYAYTSASGFSTSDGEFTRFTDWIDLTDKNMSPIDYMNDTDIRNEVIAWLNTNKNFGKSYELENLIAGPNSSTWYEALVCPIQPLSPGSYKASTSTSSQVESPYGYSNPFDLEYNPSNFTSIDPSQSISGSTLGISSTITQTCVTEYGIVYSYVDTNPTAGADDVTEVSIWSGSATDLVNEAYNYTINADANTEYLPYYVRSYYKQEVSGESFYVYSSVLEVTPLDPDEDYDNDGISNGDEISGESVDTDGDGTPDYKDTDSDNDGTNDSDEGGTDDCDGDGIPDFQDQSILPELSPTGSTICAGSSTIISIAEEGTGLTYQWQVDDGSGFVDITVDATYSDETTRILSITDAPVSIDGYLYRCTVTSAACGVSENTSSATLTVNSTATPTVSDVQYYMGEISESLSNYVTGTDLLWYTAETGGASSGTAPTPSTATVGDQEYWVTQTLDGCESERAKITVSVSPPNEISGTLTSKSAFYQLTSSVDSLVEVTGDADITNARVYIKSGFQSGDKLVNMATLPSGISSSYNSSTGSLSFTGTATSAEWQEIFRNVGFLTTSSNTDDREISFVISDMISLSVDGKSHFYKYVSGSYDWLSAKADAEAQSLYGMTGYLATITSSEENDFITDKLLGDGWLGGADEYQEVNTALGSTVYATQNDSEGNFYWVMGPEAGTAVSTGNTSPVAVSSAYINWLVGEPNNAVGGEHYIHMYASLGGQWNDYSATNGYVLEFGGYSDDPTLNIEHTRTLSYNTDADIAISAADIDENNTLGDIIGELTATGSDDILTLTYQLVSGTGATNNSNFTIDADDLKTASVFNYETANAYSIRVKVTDAFSGSYEAVLSISVNDINDTPTDITLSANTIDENTAAGIEIGTFTSTDEDAGDTFTYTFVSGGDEASFAIDGDKLETLGALDFETKETCSVTIRTIDAGGLTYDEVFEITVNDINETPTDITLSANAISENTAAGTEIGTFTSTDVDAGDTFTYTFVSGGDEASFAIDGDKLETLGALDFETKDTYLVTIRTTDVGGLTYDEVFEITVNDINETATDIALSETSDLENKASGSVIGTFTTTDEDADDTHTYSFVSGGDEANFEIVDDVLTTTTSFNYEEKDSYSVTIRTTDAGGLSFDKTFTIEIEDINEVATDITLSANTVAENENEGVTIGTFTTTDEDKGDTHTYSFVSGSDETNFEIVGDALITATTFDFELQASYIVIIRTTDAGGLSFDKTFTIEIEDVNEAPTDIALSANTVYENHAVGTVIGTFSATDEDSPETHTYSFVSGADEAAFTIVGDELQTAESFDFETKDSYSITVLVTDKGGLTFSKDFTIAILDVNDAPSFAEINDQSIRVSDYPQTITITDIIPGVGHELSQSLTLTVTSSDVDILADPEVSFVDGSTTATLTYQASSQLESGTVTITVTLTDNGGTANGGVDTYVQTFEISVEAPNGSVFIPNTFTPNGDGNNDYFRVRGESLSALTFRVFNSLGEMVYSTDDVYEATNVGWDGSINGNKAPVGTYTWQIEGTFENGAAIELDSRNIGVVNLLK, from the coding sequence ATGTTAAAAAAGTACCTAATAGTTTTATTTTTTCTCTTTACCTCAGCACTTGCACAGGCGCATTCTGGCGGTGTATGGGTAGCAAATGATGGTTGTGGGCATTGGTACGCAATTGTTTTTCATTATCATAGTGGAGGTAGCTCTTCTTCTGTTTCTAGTAGTGGTAGTTCAGGTTTATATATTGATTATGATCAAAATGGTTTTTTTGATGTAAATGGGGTGCAATATGCTTATACAAGTGCCTCAGGTTTTTCAACTAGTGATGGTGAATTTACCAGATTTACAGACTGGATTGATCTAACGGACAAAAATATGAGTCCTATAGATTATATGAACGATACAGATATTCGAAATGAGGTAATAGCTTGGTTAAATACCAATAAAAATTTTGGTAAATCTTATGAGTTAGAAAATCTAATTGCAGGGCCTAATTCTTCTACATGGTATGAGGCTTTAGTCTGCCCAATTCAACCCTTGTCTCCAGGCTCTTATAAAGCTTCTACTTCTACTTCATCTCAAGTAGAATCACCTTATGGTTATTCAAACCCTTTCGATTTAGAATACAACCCATCTAATTTTACTTCGATAGACCCTTCTCAAAGTATTAGTGGTAGCACTTTAGGAATTAGCAGTACTATTACTCAAACTTGTGTTACAGAATATGGTATTGTATACTCTTATGTTGATACTAACCCAACAGCAGGTGCAGATGATGTAACAGAAGTGTCAATTTGGTCTGGTTCTGCAACTGATTTAGTAAATGAGGCATATAATTATACTATTAATGCAGATGCAAATACCGAATACTTACCTTATTATGTTCGCTCTTATTATAAACAAGAAGTATCAGGCGAGTCATTTTATGTCTATTCTTCGGTATTGGAGGTAACCCCGTTAGACCCTGATGAAGATTACGATAATGATGGAATTTCTAATGGTGATGAAATTTCTGGAGAAAGTGTGGATACTGATGGTGATGGTACACCGGATTATAAAGATACAGATTCAGATAACGATGGTACAAATGATTCTGATGAAGGTGGCACAGATGATTGTGATGGAGATGGTATACCAGATTTTCAAGATCAATCTATATTACCAGAGTTAAGTCCGACTGGCTCAACCATTTGTGCTGGTAGTAGTACAATCATAAGCATAGCGGAAGAAGGAACTGGTTTAACCTATCAATGGCAAGTTGATGATGGAAGTGGCTTTGTAGATATTACTGTTGATGCAACCTATTCAGATGAAACAACTCGAATCTTAAGCATCACAGATGCACCAGTTTCTATTGATGGTTATTTATATAGATGTACAGTAACATCAGCAGCATGTGGAGTTTCAGAAAACACAAGTTCAGCCACACTAACAGTTAATTCTACTGCTACGCCTACTGTAAGTGATGTACAGTATTACATGGGAGAAATTTCAGAAAGTTTATCTAACTACGTAACAGGAACCGATTTACTATGGTATACTGCTGAGACTGGTGGTGCATCAAGCGGAACAGCTCCAACTCCATCAACAGCAACAGTAGGAGATCAAGAGTACTGGGTAACACAAACTTTAGATGGTTGTGAATCTGAGAGAGCTAAAATTACCGTGTCTGTTTCTCCTCCAAATGAAATAAGTGGAACATTAACTTCTAAATCAGCCTTTTATCAGCTTACTTCTTCAGTAGATAGTCTAGTAGAAGTTACTGGTGATGCTGATATTACTAATGCAAGGGTTTACATCAAATCTGGTTTTCAGTCTGGTGATAAGTTGGTAAATATGGCAACATTGCCATCAGGCATTTCTAGTAGTTATAATTCTTCAACTGGTTCACTGTCATTTACTGGAACAGCTACTTCAGCAGAATGGCAAGAGATATTTAGAAATGTTGGTTTCTTAACAACTTCTTCTAATACAGATGATAGAGAAATCAGTTTTGTAATTTCTGATATGATCTCATTAAGTGTTGATGGCAAAAGTCACTTCTACAAATATGTAAGTGGTAGTTACGATTGGCTATCAGCAAAAGCAGATGCAGAAGCTCAATCTTTATATGGGATGACTGGCTATTTGGCAACCATTACGTCTAGTGAAGAAAATGATTTCATTACAGATAAGCTTCTTGGAGATGGTTGGCTAGGTGGAGCAGATGAATACCAAGAAGTAAATACAGCTTTAGGTAGTACAGTATATGCTACTCAAAACGACTCTGAAGGTAATTTCTACTGGGTAATGGGACCAGAAGCTGGTACAGCAGTTTCAACAGGTAATACTTCTCCAGTAGCTGTTTCTAGTGCTTATATAAACTGGTTAGTTGGAGAACCAAACAATGCTGTTGGAGGTGAACATTACATCCATATGTATGCTAGTTTAGGTGGCCAATGGAATGACTATTCAGCAACTAATGGTTATGTTTTAGAATTTGGTGGTTACAGTGATGATCCAACTTTAAATATTGAGCATACCAGAACTTTATCTTATAATACTGATGCAGATATAGCAATTAGTGCCGCAGATATTGACGAAAATAATACTCTTGGTGATATAATAGGAGAACTTACTGCAACCGGTAGCGATGATATATTGACATTAACTTATCAATTAGTGTCTGGTACCGGAGCTACAAATAATAGCAATTTTACAATTGATGCTGACGACCTTAAAACTGCTAGTGTATTCAATTATGAAACTGCAAACGCTTATAGCATTAGAGTAAAAGTAACAGATGCATTCTCTGGAAGTTATGAGGCGGTTTTAAGTATATCAGTTAACGATATCAACGATACTCCTACAGACATTACTTTATCAGCAAATACCATTGATGAAAACACTGCTGCTGGAATTGAGATTGGAACATTCACAAGTACTGACGAAGATGCTGGTGATACATTTACTTACACTTTTGTAAGTGGCGGAGACGAAGCAAGTTTTGCCATAGATGGAGATAAGTTAGAAACTTTAGGCGCCTTAGATTTCGAAACTAAAGAAACCTGTTCAGTAACCATTAGAACAATTGATGCAGGTGGACTTACTTACGATGAAGTATTCGAAATTACAGTAAACGACATCAACGAAACGCCTACAGACATCACTTTATCAGCAAATGCCATTAGTGAAAATACTGCAGCTGGAACTGAGATTGGAACATTTACAAGTACAGATGTAGATGCAGGTGATACATTTACTTACACTTTTGTAAGTGGCGGAGACGAAGCAAGTTTTGCTATAGATGGAGATAAGTTAGAAACTTTGGGTGCTTTAGATTTCGAAACTAAAGACACTTATTTAGTAACCATTAGAACAACTGATGTAGGTGGTCTTACTTATGATGAAGTTTTCGAAATTACGGTAAACGACATCAACGAAACTGCTACAGATATTGCTTTATCTGAAACTTCAGATTTAGAAAATAAAGCAAGCGGTTCTGTTATAGGAACATTTACAACTACCGACGAAGATGCTGACGATACCCATACTTATTCATTTGTAAGTGGTGGAGATGAAGCTAATTTCGAAATTGTTGATGATGTTTTAACAACTACTACTTCATTCAATTATGAAGAAAAAGATAGTTACTCAGTAACAATCAGAACTACCGATGCTGGTGGACTTTCTTTTGATAAAACTTTTACAATAGAAATTGAAGACATCAACGAAGTAGCAACAGATATAACTTTATCTGCAAATACAGTGGCAGAGAATGAAAATGAAGGTGTAACGATTGGAACATTCACCACAACAGACGAAGACAAAGGTGATACGCACACTTATTCTTTTGTGAGTGGAAGTGATGAAACCAATTTCGAAATTGTAGGTGATGCATTAATCACAGCTACTACTTTTGATTTTGAATTACAAGCCAGCTATATAGTAATTATTCGAACTACAGATGCTGGCGGATTGTCATTCGACAAAACATTTACAATTGAGATTGAAGATGTAAATGAAGCGCCAACTGATATTGCTCTTTCAGCTAATACTGTTTATGAAAATCATGCAGTAGGAACTGTAATTGGCACTTTCTCGGCAACAGACGAAGATTCACCAGAAACCCATACTTATTCATTTGTAAGTGGAGCTGACGAAGCTGCCTTTACAATAGTGGGTGATGAGTTACAAACTGCAGAGAGTTTCGATTTCGAAACCAAAGATAGCTATAGCATAACCGTATTAGTTACAGACAAAGGAGGTTTAACCTTTAGCAAAGATTTCACAATTGCGATCTTAGATGTGAACGATGCACCTTCTTTTGCAGAAATCAACGATCAGTCTATCAGAGTGAGTGATTATCCACAAACGATCACGATTACAGATATAATTCCGGGAGTAGGACATGAGTTATCGCAGTCGCTTACTTTAACAGTAACTTCTTCAGATGTTGATATCCTCGCCGATCCAGAAGTTTCCTTTGTAGATGGAAGCACAACAGCTACTCTGACTTATCAAGCATCTAGTCAGTTAGAAAGTGGAACAGTAACCATTACTGTTACCCTAACAGATAATGGAGGTACAGCCAATGGTGGTGTAGATACTTATGTTCAAACTTTCGAAATAAGTGTAGAAGCACCGAATGGCAGTGTATTTATTCCAAACACTTTTACACCAAATGGTGATGGCAATAACGATTATTTCAGAGTGAGAGGAGAAAGCCTTTCAGCATTGACTTTCAGAGTATTTAACAGTCTTGGAGAGATGGTTTACAGCACAGACGATGTGTACGAAGCGACTAATGTTGGTTGGGATGGTTCAATAAACGGAAACAAAGCTCCAGTTGGTACTTATACCTGGCAAATAGAAGGCACTTTCGAAAATGGTGCTGCAATAGAGTTAGACAGCAGAAACATAGGCGTAGTTAACCTGCTGAAATAA
- a CDS encoding response regulator transcription factor — protein MQEIEKILLLEDLDEDKILIERQLRASNIWAEIFVCTNEKDFKDTINKIKPDVILSDYDVPGFDGLEALKLCKTYYPDIPFIFITGTISLEVAEETLITKGDAYILKDNIEFLGEVVSNIWFKFQNTIKFDFGKQKLDELEDKIRTLNNRMDYYLRRNKALISGNRFRPDLDRNEGTK, from the coding sequence ATGCAGGAGATCGAAAAAATTTTACTTCTAGAAGATCTTGATGAAGATAAGATTCTTATTGAAAGGCAATTGCGTGCTTCAAATATTTGGGCAGAGATATTTGTGTGTACCAACGAAAAAGACTTTAAGGATACAATTAATAAGATAAAACCAGATGTTATTTTGTCGGATTATGATGTGCCTGGTTTCGATGGTTTAGAAGCTTTAAAATTGTGCAAAACATATTATCCTGATATTCCCTTTATATTTATAACTGGTACAATAAGCCTCGAAGTTGCAGAAGAAACCTTAATAACTAAAGGAGATGCTTATATTTTGAAAGATAATATAGAGTTTTTAGGAGAAGTCGTATCGAATATTTGGTTTAAATTTCAGAACACAATCAAGTTTGATTTTGGCAAACAAAAGCTAGATGAACTAGAAGATAAAATAAGAACATTAAATAATAGAATGGACTATTATCTTAGAAGAAATAAAGCACTAATTAGTGGAAATCGTTTTAGACCAGATCTAGATAGAAACGAAGGGACAAAATAG
- a CDS encoding 3-keto-disaccharide hydrolase: MKLILNNILIFLLLGTCTYLSQAQTIQLFNGKNLKGWHVDVPEMDDSNKAQNSFVVRAGNLVSMGVPNGHLITDKEFSNYRLEVAYRFVSEPGNCGVLVHASTPRALYEMFPKSIEVQMMYENAGDFWCIVEDIKVPDMESRRGPKEEWGIVEGKKRRILNLTDGSEKPLGEWNNMTIECLGNEIKVWLNGDLINYGFDCTTSSGQIAVQAEGAEVEFSKIALTPIDKLSN; encoded by the coding sequence ATGAAACTGATTTTAAATAATATCTTAATATTTCTTCTACTTGGAACTTGTACTTATTTATCGCAAGCTCAAACAATTCAATTATTTAATGGAAAGAATTTAAAAGGGTGGCATGTAGATGTACCTGAAATGGATGATAGTAACAAAGCGCAGAATTCATTTGTGGTTAGAGCTGGTAATTTGGTAAGTATGGGTGTGCCAAACGGGCATCTTATTACAGATAAAGAGTTTAGCAATTACAGATTAGAGGTTGCTTATAGATTTGTTAGTGAGCCAGGGAATTGCGGTGTACTGGTGCATGCATCTACTCCCAGAGCTTTATACGAGATGTTTCCCAAGTCTATAGAAGTACAAATGATGTATGAGAATGCAGGAGATTTTTGGTGCATTGTAGAAGATATTAAAGTACCAGATATGGAAAGTCGACGAGGGCCAAAAGAGGAGTGGGGAATAGTAGAAGGTAAAAAAAGAAGAATTTTGAATTTGACAGATGGTTCTGAAAAGCCTTTAGGAGAATGGAATAATATGACAATAGAATGTTTGGGTAATGAAATAAAAGTTTGGTTAAATGGAGATTTAATAAACTATGGTTTCGATTGTACAACTAGTAGCGGGCAAATCGCAGTTCAAGCAGAAGGTGCCGAAGTAGAGTTTAGTAAAATAGCATTAACACCTATAGATAAGCTAAGTAATTAG
- a CDS encoding ATP-binding cassette domain-containing protein, which produces MNERVLEVIIKLLAIIANIDDSAGDKRGIIEKFLNSHVSSFEVRKSLFLFDEYKAFAHDAGLKEAYDVASGLNKEVSMKQKIIILVHLIELVLADQEITDTEEGFILTVCKALNINTSLYNDIMVFQRINDATEMKSDNILLVNNREDASVYNVKHLQHHELDSTLAILRIPNLEMYFLRLMLPTNDLFMNGDQLNWEYVYPLPVGTSIRGQHIEPIYYSEIVSNFLREDAQEKIAFEAKDIRYYFPNGGKGLHNINIAEESGKLVALMGASGSGKSTLLNVLNGNLAPQTGSVTINGIDIYRYKEEIKGVLGYIPQDDLLIEELTVYENLFYAARLCFGKESDEALDKRVNDTLRSLGLYEARDLRVGNALDKTISGGQRKRLNIGLELLRQPAILFIDEPTSGLSSRDSENIIDLLRELTLKGKLIFVVIHQPSSDIFKMFDKLVLLDVGGYEIYYGNPLESLVYFRTLVNHIDREEESACPECGNVNVEEIFKIIENRVVDEYGNDTDHRKITPQSWYEKFLKNIRIPKLEKVLSMPPQNLDIPPRWKQILTFISRDMLAKLHNRQYMFINLLEAPLLAFILAFIVRFYHIDELTGAGGYSFSENKNIPAYIFMSAIVALFMGMTISAEEIIKDAKILKREKFLELSRASYLISKVIILFFFSAIQTLTYVLVGNWILEIEGMTLIYWSVLFACSCFANLLGLNISATFNSVITIYILIPLLLIPQLVLGGIVVKFDEINPVLANRKGYVPLIAEFITTRWAFEALMVSQFKDNNFEKDFYKYDKIKAEADYKRIYYLPALFTNLQSANRLKDSYGESKQIEKELLLLRNEIEKEQINTPEIEFESLDKLVTGRFNSNVNSETEDYLERLKSFYNDLYKQASKAKDKIIAERVATEEGEIAYKESIKMFHNESVTQVVTNVQSETRIIEYNGHLIQKIYPIYHNPPPGNYEIAFNAHFYAPHKYFMGDLISSLYFNLFVIWSMTFILYAALYFEIFKKLIQGFGISSLYKPRIR; this is translated from the coding sequence ATGAACGAAAGGGTACTAGAAGTAATCATCAAGCTACTGGCAATTATTGCAAATATCGACGACAGTGCCGGAGACAAACGAGGAATTATAGAAAAATTCCTAAACTCACATGTTAGCTCATTTGAAGTACGTAAAAGTCTCTTTTTGTTTGATGAGTACAAAGCATTTGCACATGATGCCGGTTTAAAAGAAGCTTATGATGTTGCCAGTGGCCTCAACAAAGAGGTTTCTATGAAGCAGAAAATTATTATTCTGGTTCATTTAATAGAATTAGTACTGGCAGATCAAGAAATTACAGATACCGAAGAAGGATTTATACTTACAGTTTGCAAAGCACTTAATATCAATACCAGTCTATATAATGATATTATGGTGTTTCAGCGCATAAATGATGCAACTGAAATGAAATCAGACAACATCCTATTGGTTAATAACCGAGAAGATGCTTCTGTTTATAATGTAAAACACCTTCAACACCATGAGTTGGATAGTACACTGGCTATTCTAAGAATCCCGAATTTAGAGATGTACTTCTTAAGACTGATGCTGCCTACCAACGATTTGTTTATGAATGGTGATCAGCTAAACTGGGAGTATGTGTATCCATTACCAGTCGGTACATCAATAAGAGGCCAACACATCGAACCGATTTATTATAGTGAGATTGTTAGTAACTTTTTAAGAGAAGATGCGCAAGAAAAAATAGCCTTCGAAGCAAAAGACATTCGCTATTATTTTCCTAATGGCGGTAAAGGCTTACATAATATCAACATTGCCGAAGAGTCTGGAAAGCTAGTCGCACTAATGGGTGCAAGTGGTTCGGGTAAATCTACATTGCTCAATGTGTTAAATGGAAACCTCGCCCCTCAAACTGGTAGTGTTACTATTAATGGAATTGATATTTATCGATACAAAGAAGAGATAAAAGGTGTATTGGGCTACATCCCTCAAGATGATTTACTTATAGAAGAACTCACAGTTTACGAAAATCTCTTTTATGCAGCTAGATTGTGTTTTGGCAAAGAATCGGACGAAGCACTCGACAAAAGAGTAAATGATACACTTAGAAGTTTAGGCTTGTATGAAGCCCGCGATTTGAGGGTGGGAAATGCATTAGACAAAACTATAAGTGGTGGCCAAAGAAAAAGATTAAATATTGGGCTTGAACTACTCAGGCAACCAGCAATCTTATTTATAGATGAGCCAACGTCTGGTTTATCGTCGAGAGATTCTGAAAATATTATTGACTTACTAAGAGAATTAACTCTTAAGGGCAAGTTGATCTTTGTGGTAATCCACCAACCATCTTCAGATATTTTCAAGATGTTTGATAAACTGGTATTACTCGATGTGGGTGGTTACGAAATTTATTATGGCAACCCACTTGAGTCTCTAGTTTATTTTAGAACTCTGGTAAATCATATTGATCGTGAAGAAGAAAGCGCATGCCCAGAGTGTGGCAATGTGAATGTAGAGGAAATTTTTAAGATTATTGAAAACCGGGTAGTTGATGAATATGGCAATGATACAGATCACAGAAAGATTACTCCACAAAGTTGGTACGAGAAATTTCTTAAAAATATAAGAATACCAAAACTGGAAAAGGTATTATCTATGCCTCCACAAAATCTGGATATTCCACCCAGATGGAAACAGATTCTTACCTTTATTTCAAGAGATATGCTGGCAAAACTACATAACCGCCAGTATATGTTTATAAACCTGTTAGAAGCTCCGCTACTAGCTTTTATTCTGGCTTTTATTGTAAGGTTTTACCACATAGATGAGTTAACAGGAGCTGGAGGATACTCCTTTAGTGAAAATAAAAACATACCGGCTTATATTTTTATGAGTGCTATTGTAGCGCTCTTTATGGGTATGACGATTAGTGCCGAAGAAATTATAAAAGACGCTAAAATCTTAAAACGGGAAAAGTTTTTGGAACTAAGTCGGGCTAGTTATCTCATTTCCAAAGTAATTATCTTGTTCTTCTTTTCTGCCATACAAACACTTACCTATGTACTTGTTGGTAACTGGATTCTCGAAATAGAAGGAATGACATTAATTTACTGGTCTGTTTTATTTGCTTGTTCTTGTTTTGCTAACTTGCTTGGCTTAAACATCTCAGCAACATTTAATTCTGTAATTACCATTTACATTTTAATACCACTTTTACTTATACCTCAATTAGTACTTGGTGGTATTGTGGTAAAGTTCGACGAAATAAACCCAGTATTAGCAAACAGGAAAGGTTATGTTCCACTAATTGCCGAGTTTATAACCACTCGCTGGGCGTTTGAAGCCCTAATGGTAAGCCAGTTTAAAGACAACAATTTTGAAAAAGACTTTTATAAATACGACAAGATAAAAGCCGAAGCAGATTATAAAAGGATTTATTATTTGCCAGCACTATTTACCAATCTGCAAAGTGCCAATAGGCTAAAAGACAGTTACGGTGAAAGCAAACAAATCGAAAAAGAATTGCTTCTGCTAAGAAACGAAATTGAAAAAGAACAGATAAATACTCCTGAAATTGAATTTGAATCACTAGACAAGTTGGTTACTGGCAGATTTAATTCGAATGTTAACAGTGAAACAGAAGATTACCTAGAAAGGCTAAAATCTTTTTACAACGATTTATATAAGCAAGCAAGTAAAGCTAAAGATAAAATTATTGCAGAAAGGGTAGCAACAGAAGAAGGAGAAATTGCCTATAAAGAAAGTATTAAAATGTTCCACAACGAGAGTGTGACACAGGTTGTAACTAATGTACAATCTGAAACCAGAATAATAGAATACAATGGACATTTAATACAGAAAATTTATCCTATCTATCATAACCCTCCACCTGGAAACTACGAAATTGCCTTTAACGCCCATTTTTATGCACCTCATAAATATTTTATGGGAGACCTCATATCAAGCTTGTATTTTAACCTATTCGTAATCTGGTCGATGACGTTCATATTATATGCAGCTTTGTATTTCGAAATTTTCAAAAAACTAATACAGGGATTTGGTATCTCTTCACTATACAAGCCACGTATCAGATGA
- a CDS encoding arsenate reductase family protein translates to MTNKKVYYLSTCNTCKKIMAEVGVDDSFETQDIKTEKITETQLDEMVKLAGSYEALFSRKSRKYTALNLKEKTLSESDYKKYILEEYTFLKRPVFIINSEIFIGNAKKNVEAIKTVLNQ, encoded by the coding sequence ATGACAAACAAAAAAGTATACTATTTATCAACCTGTAATACTTGCAAAAAAATAATGGCAGAAGTGGGTGTTGATGATAGTTTTGAAACACAAGATATTAAAACTGAAAAAATAACCGAAACACAATTAGACGAAATGGTAAAACTGGCTGGAAGTTACGAAGCTTTGTTTAGCCGTAAATCAAGAAAATATACAGCGCTCAATTTAAAAGAAAAAACACTGAGCGAATCAGACTATAAGAAATATATTTTGGAAGAATACACTTTTTTAAAAAGACCTGTATTTATCATCAACAGTGAAATATTTATTGGAAATGCCAAAAAAAATGTAGAAGCTATTAAAACAGTACTAAATCAATAA
- a CDS encoding NUDIX hydrolase, with amino-acid sequence MKHLLTEGLKRTAVICLLKCDDQLLLLKRKNEPNKGLYTPVGGKLDPFEAPETAAVREIREETGIVVNEVAYCGMLIETSPTKYNWTSFVYLSEIEYCKPPICNEGELRWIEQNKLDTIETPETDLFIYHAILRHTKFNLFAEYNQDLKMISLYEALENKFLM; translated from the coding sequence ATGAAACATCTGCTAACTGAGGGTTTGAAAAGAACTGCTGTAATTTGCCTGTTAAAGTGTGATGATCAGTTATTGTTACTCAAAAGAAAAAATGAGCCAAATAAAGGTTTATACACACCAGTAGGAGGTAAGCTCGATCCTTTTGAAGCCCCAGAAACTGCAGCAGTTAGAGAGATTAGAGAAGAAACAGGTATAGTGGTAAATGAAGTTGCTTATTGTGGAATGCTTATCGAAACTTCTCCCACAAAATACAACTGGACAAGTTTTGTGTATTTATCCGAGATTGAATATTGTAAGCCTCCAATCTGTAATGAAGGGGAATTGAGATGGATAGAGCAAAATAAATTGGATACAATTGAGACACCAGAAACCGATCTGTTTATTTATCATGCAATTCTTAGGCATACCAAATTCAACCTGTTTGCAGAATACAATCAAGATTTGAAAATGATTAGTTTGTATGAAGCCTTAGAAAACAAGTTTTTAATGTAA